The segment AAGATTGTATGAGAGTCATTGCAGACATTCCCAATCCAGGAGCTCTCCTGGGAGCAGTCAGAAGGACCGAGGAAGAGCAGAAAAGGGGAGAACTTTCTCACAGGAGAGCACATGTTGTTGAATGTCCTGGTGAATACCTGCTCAAATCATTGGGCTCAGGTTGCTGACCTGGCTGAAGACCAGTTAAAATTCTGCCCCCACCGACCATCCAGCTGACTGTCGCCTCTTTTCTCAGctctggtctcaggaccctgTATCCTGGGTTCTCTGTCCCAGACTTCCTGCTGCTGACTAGATGAGGAGACTCTAAGGCAAGGGCCAGAGCCAGGCTGGTCCCCCGCAGTGTGGATGCCTCCCGATGCGCCCACCCAGGTGTGCTGGTTTTGGTCCAAGCTGTGGAAGGCAACGGACTCCATGAGTGGCCTGAGCAGCTCTGATGCGTCCTGTATCTGGGCGCACCCCAAAACCACCTTCTACCCCTTCCTCTTTTTAGCTCGTTAGcgttactttttctttctccagccaCCCCTCGGTCCAAAACATCTTCTTTTGTAGGTGATGGGCATTTTATTTCTAAGGGAAGGGATAATGATGAAGACATCCAAGTTCTAGCCCAGCAGGAACAGAAGATAATCCTAGTCCTGggtgtttttctaattttcaaagcaTGGAGcacaaaaaaatgaagcagggccCCCCTGCAGAGCTTATGTCCTGCTTGGTGATGAATCACCCTGGAGGATGATGTCTCCACGTCCCACTCCTTGCCTTGGACTCAAGGACTGGGCAGGATGGAAGGGGCAGGGGCGGGCTGGAGAGACTTCCCCATCAGCCCGGTTCCGGGGGCTTGCGTGCTCTTCACCTCGCATGGTGTTGTAACGAATTACCCAGCAGTGACTGGTGCAAACTACCATCCATAGCGCTCATGGGTTCTGTGGGTCAGCCTTCCGCCGGGCCGCGGGGAAGGGGGCTGGCCAGTCCTCAGCCACAGGTCTGGGAGGCTGGGGCTCCAGTCGCCTCTGGGCCCAGGTGTTCATGTGTTGTTGGTTGGCGCCGGCTCTTGCTGGGAGGAGTTCGGTTCTCTCCATGTGGGCTGCTCTGTGTGACCTCGGTGCGCGGGCTCATTCAGGCCTGCTCCCAGCATGGCCGCCGTGCTCAGAGGACCAGCGTCCGGCGGAGGCAGCCAGGTGGGGCTGTGGCCTCTTTATGACGTCTGCCGCCTTCTCTGGGAGGAGTCTACGGGAGGAGCGTCAAAGGATTTGGGGAACGTGTGTGAAGTCGACCTCAAGTGTCCTGAGACTGGAGCAACTCCAGGGCCTCAGGCCTGTCTATCGCCCCACAACTTGGCGGTGCCCGAGGTTCCCTGGGAAAGCCACCTCCCACCCAGCACAGGCTGGCAGGCTCAGCTGCCGGCCCTGCGGCGACCGTCCAGTGCCATCCGGGGCCCACCTCTGTGTATTTGTCTGTCCCTCTGGTCAGAGGACTCTGGTGAGGGAGGGCCTCTGGGGGCCTGCAGGGCTTCTCAGAGGTCAGCAGCCCAGGGCCaaatccttcattcattcatccgcTCACCACAAATCTGTCCGGCGCACGTCCTGTGCGCCCAGATACCGTTCCCAGCGCACACGCTCTTGGTAACAACAAAAGAAGGCACCCTTGTCTTCTGTGCCGCTCAGGGCAGAAGACAAGACTcaggtgagcagggagagcccTCCACGCACTGCACCCGAACCACCCTGAAGGTTGCAGAGGGGATGCCAGGAGGGCCTCCCACTGGAGTCCCCGCCCTGCGCAGGGGGCTGGCAGCAAGTCCCCGCAGCCCAGACCGCTAACGTGCTTCTGGGTTGACTTTGCCCCCCTGCCACTGCCCACACCCACTGGCTCTGAACTccggggagaggcagggagccgCTGCCCGTGCCCGTGAGTCACGAGTGTAAAGTACGCACAGGACCTTGGCAGGACCATGTGTGCAAGGGTAAGGTGTCATTAGGTGAACACTGAGAAATGCTGCTTTCCCATAGCCCCTGAGATAAAAGGTAACAGCCTCCTCCAGCAGCCTTTTATCGATCGCATTGCTCTGGGGTGGGAGCTGCAGGTCCCGGGGCAGCAAGGCGGCGGGCTGTGAGTGTGAgcgcgcgtgtgcgtgtgcacatgtgtgtatgtgtgtgagtgtgcgcgcGCGCGGCCTTCGGGCAGCTGTCCCCCCACCGCACCGCACCCACCGCGCCCCCCCGCCCTCGCCgcgcgccgcccccgcccccgcccccgcccccgcccggctgGGTGCGCCCCGggccgggtttttttttttttttttttttttttttttttttttttttttNNNNNNNNNNNNNNNNNNNNNNNNNNNNNNNNNNNNNNNNNNNNNNNNNNNNNNNNNNNNNNNNNNNNNNNNNNNNNNNNNNNNNNNNNNNNNNNNNNNNNNNNNNNNNNNNNNNNNNNNNNNNNNNNNNNNNNNNNNNNNNNNNNNNNNNNNNNNNNNNNNNNNNNNNNNNNNNNNNNNNNNNNNNNNNNNNNNNNNNNNNNNNNNNNNNNNNNNNNNNNNNNNNNNNNNNNNNNNNNNNNNNNNNNNNNNNNNNNNNNNNNNNNNNNNNNNNNNNNNNNNNNNNNNNNNNNNNNNNNNNNNNNNNNNNNNNNNNNNNNNNNNNNNNNNNNNNNNNNNNNNNNNNNNNNNNNNNNNNNNNNNNNNNNNNNNNNNNNNNNNNNNNNNNNNNNNNNNNNNNcccccgcccccgcccccgcccggctgGGTGCGCCCCGGGCCGGGCCGCTGCGCTGCCgccccgctccccccacccccgacgcTGGGAGGCGACCCCCGGCGCGCCCCGGGTTCAAAGGCCCCGCGCGGCGGCCCCAGCCcctctggggggcggggaggcgagGGGGTGGTGCGGGCGCCAGAAAAGCCCGAGCCCACAGCCGGCCCTGCGCAGGGATGGGCAGCGCGCTCTCAAGTGTGTGACCGCCGCCGCCAGCTCCTGGCCGGGCCCGGGACGCAGCGAGCGAGCGCCGGCCTCGGACCCCGCAGCTGGAGGGCGAGGCCGCCGTGCCCGGCCCAGCGCCCTTTCTCGGCCACAGGCGTCCGTGCTCCCGGCCCGGTGCCCCGGCGCCCGATCGGGGTTCATGGAGCCGGGGCTTTGGCTCATCTTCGGGCTCACAGTGACCTCCGCCGCAGGTAAGCGGGCGGGGCGGCGCGCCACTCCCGGCGCCAGCGTACACAAAAGGACCCTGGGATGGGGGCGCGGGGAAGGGTGCATTGTGGGGAGCAACCTCTGGCCTGGGCTCGCCAACCCTGGAGGTgcctgggggtgggctgggggccaAAGCGGAGCGCCAGCTACCCCGGGGGCTCTGGAGGTTGCAGCCCACCGGCGAGCCAGAGATGCGGCTGGCCCCGTGGACTTGGTGAATTTTTCATGAAGTTGGGAACTTTTCAAAAAGTTTGCAGACTATTCAGAAACTGTGCAAAAATGATTGCAAAGCTCTCAACGGGTGCAAATACCTCGCAGACTTTGCAGAAAGGGAAAATAGCTTGCAAGCTTTTCACCAAGTATGCACATAACTTGTAATCTTTTCAGAAACTGTGCACATAGCTTTGCAAACTTTTCGGAATGTATGGCAGAGTTTGGAGACTTTACAGAAAGTGCAACTAGCTTGCAAACTTTGCAGAAACTTTGGTCGTCCCCTTCCCCCAGGTTTTTGGGAATGgtaggtgtgtgggggggggaggatctGCACACTCAGGAGCTCAGGAGCTCCTCAATCTGCCTCCTGCAGGATTGGTGCCTCGCCCCCAGCCTGGGGACGCTGGCAGAAGCGGCGTGCCCGGGGCCCCCCCTGCAGCCAGATCTGAGGGGAACATCGAGGAGACTGTGGCCACTACCGCCGTGCAGGGTCCGAGTCCCAGACGCCTTGGGCAGGAGCAGGAACCAGGTCGGTTTGGGGAGCAGGAGTCCAAAGGGGGTCCTGTGCACCGCCGTGCGAGGCGCTGTACGTGCTTCACCTACAAGGACAAGGAGTGTGTCTACTATTGCCACCTGGACATCATCTGGATCAACACTCCTGAGTGAGTCAGCCCAGCCCTGGGCGGTGGGAAGTGATTGGGAGGGCGGGCCTACATCTTCAGCCCCCGAGGGCCTCATCCGTCCCATCCCTGCCGGGTCAGCCTGGAGCCCGCCCAAGCCCACCCTGGCACAGCCTCGGGCTCTTGCTGGGGCCTCCTGCCATCTCAGGCCTGGTCTGCGGGTCAGGGCTGTGACTCCCACCCCCTCGGAGGGCCTGGCCTGGGAGAAACCCAATCTCAGTTTCTGATCCAGTGGAAGGGGGAGCCCTCCCTCTGAGAGAAATGAGCTGGCAGAGGGATTAGATACCTGAGAAGTCCTTCTTCCATGGAGGAAAGTTATCTCCTGCCCCAGGGGCTGAGTGGGCCCCCTCCCGACCCTGCCAGGCTCCAAGGAGTTTCAAATTCCTTGACAGCAGCCTGCTGTCCAGAGAGCGCACGGGTGGGCTTGGCAGGGCCTGGTGGAACCTTCCCAGGAAGGGTGAAATTCCACGGGTACCAGGTTCCTTTCCTCCCGGGGCTGGAGTGCTGACTGGTCCTGCCACAGGCTGAGCCCCGTCACCCACAGTGCCGCCCACTGTCACCTCCTGCCACAGAtggcctctcctcctcccttgcaGCCCCTTAGGACGGAGGCCAGCGCCACCGGGAGTCCTGGGGTCGGCCTTGCTGTAAAGTCAAACTTCTTCCAAGGCCATGGGGTACAGAGTGCTCTGCTGGGGGAGGATGTGACAGTGTCCCCCATTCACTTACTCTATCTCAACCTCCCTCTGCAGACACATCATCTTAATCACCTTAACCAACTGTAAAGAGGACTTGACCTTGCCCTGGTTACATGCCTTCTGGGCTTGGCCATCCTGAGCTCTAAAATCTGGGACTTGGACCTGATGACTCCATGTTCCATTCCCGGGGTGTTCTTGGGACCTTGTGGACTCCTGCTGGTGCCCTACTAGGGACTCTTATGGAGAGCTGGTGGTGAATGGGAACCTTTGTCTGGGAAAGGCAACTTGGCTGCTATGTTTGGAGCCACCTTGGTTCAGGTCCCCATATGGCTTCCTTCACCCTCAAACCTCTGAGCACACTGGGTGACAGCTTGGATGGGCTCACTTACCCACCTT is part of the Neomonachus schauinslandi chromosome 10, ASM220157v2, whole genome shotgun sequence genome and harbors:
- the EDN3 gene encoding endothelin-3, with translation MEPGLWLIFGLTVTSAAGLVPRPQPGDAGRSGVPGAPPAARSEGNIEETVATTAVQGPSPRRLGQEQEPGRFGEQESKGGPVHRRARRCTCFTYKDKECVYYCHLDIIWINTPERTVPYGLSNYRGSFRGRRSAGPFPQSPQPSKWTLRCACVQSQDSACLHFCARTLAVSRNSRTAKNPDKEEEPASGANGGLRPRR